One Desulfovibrio fairfieldensis genomic window carries:
- the dnaJ gene encoding molecular chaperone DnaJ, with protein sequence MMQRDYYEVLSVSRTAGEDEIKRAYRKMAMKYHPDHNPGDDEAEQRFKEAAEAYDILRDPDKRARYDRFGHAGVQGNGGVGGFGSAEDIFAHFSDIFGDLFGFSSASRGPRAMAGADLRYNLTVSFAQAAKGDEITLSLPKHVTCPDCKGSGAAPGSKVESCRQCNGTGQVRRSQGFFQIAMPCPICQGTGQMITKPCAKCRGEGIVTDTRELVVRVPAGVDTGTRLRVRGEGEAGVHGGPPGDLYVVLTVEQDKRWQRQGQNLIYSQEISFVQAALGHKVEVPGIDGPLPLEVPKGVQSGTLLRLAGEGLPYPGRRERGDLLVEVKVLTPTRLSARQEELLREFEQAGEQTPLEKVKKAAKKISKAMGLD encoded by the coding sequence ATGATGCAGCGTGACTACTACGAAGTTTTGAGCGTCAGCCGTACCGCCGGAGAGGACGAAATCAAACGTGCCTACCGGAAAATGGCCATGAAATACCATCCTGACCACAACCCCGGCGACGACGAGGCTGAGCAGCGATTCAAGGAGGCCGCCGAGGCTTACGACATACTGCGCGACCCGGACAAACGCGCCCGCTACGACCGTTTCGGGCACGCGGGCGTGCAGGGCAACGGCGGCGTGGGGGGCTTCGGCAGTGCCGAGGACATTTTCGCCCATTTCAGCGACATTTTCGGAGATCTCTTCGGCTTTTCCTCGGCTTCGCGCGGTCCGCGCGCCATGGCCGGAGCGGATCTGCGTTACAACCTGACCGTCAGTTTCGCCCAGGCGGCCAAGGGCGATGAAATCACCTTGTCCCTGCCCAAACACGTCACCTGCCCGGACTGCAAGGGCAGCGGCGCCGCGCCCGGCAGCAAGGTGGAAAGCTGCCGCCAGTGCAACGGCACGGGCCAGGTGCGCCGCTCCCAGGGCTTTTTCCAGATTGCCATGCCCTGCCCGATCTGCCAGGGCACGGGACAGATGATCACCAAGCCCTGTGCCAAGTGCAGGGGTGAAGGCATTGTCACGGACACGCGCGAGCTGGTGGTGCGCGTGCCCGCCGGGGTGGATACCGGCACCCGCCTGCGGGTGCGCGGCGAGGGCGAGGCGGGCGTGCACGGCGGCCCTCCCGGCGACCTCTACGTGGTGCTCACCGTGGAGCAGGACAAACGCTGGCAGCGCCAGGGCCAGAACCTGATCTACAGCCAGGAGATCAGCTTCGTGCAGGCCGCCCTGGGCCACAAGGTGGAAGTGCCGGGCATCGACGGCCCCCTGCCCCTGGAAGTTCCCAAGGGCGTGCAGAGCGGCACACTGTTGCGCCTGGCGGGCGAAGGCCTGCCCTACCCCGGCCGCAGAGAGCGCGGCGACCTGCTGGTGGAAGTCAAAGTGCTCACCCCCACCCGCCTTTCCGCCAGACAGGAAGAACTGTTGCGCGAATTTGAACAGGCCGGGGAACAGACTCCTTTGGAAAAAGTCAAAAAAGCCGCCAAGAAAATCAGCAAGGCCATGGGCCTGGATTAG
- the fliW gene encoding flagellar assembly protein FliW translates to MARDKEEIEIDTRLGRRRIDTDKVIRFPHGLAGFEGERDFILLQIRPEAPLLILQSVTEPQVGLLVADPYSFLQSYPVMVGDAEQQLLQIKRMEDAAILVTVSIPAGEPEKAALNLTGPIVINHNARIGLQVPQSSEGPAQINMHSLEPMESAPASPEEENVSAPDSGTAPGA, encoded by the coding sequence ATGGCACGAGACAAAGAAGAAATAGAGATCGACACCCGTCTTGGACGGCGCCGCATCGATACCGATAAAGTGATCCGCTTCCCCCACGGCCTGGCCGGATTTGAGGGCGAGCGGGATTTCATTCTGCTCCAGATCCGGCCCGAAGCGCCGTTGCTCATCCTGCAAAGCGTGACCGAGCCGCAGGTGGGTCTGCTGGTGGCCGATCCCTACAGCTTCCTGCAATCCTACCCGGTCATGGTGGGGGATGCGGAACAGCAGCTGCTCCAGATCAAACGCATGGAAGACGCGGCCATCCTGGTCACGGTTTCCATCCCGGCCGGAGAGCCGGAAAAGGCGGCCCTCAATCTCACCGGGCCCATCGTCATCAACCACAATGCCCGCATTGGCCTCCAGGTGCCCCAGAGCAGCGAAGGGCCGGCCCAGATCAACATGCATTCGCTCGAACCCATGGAGTCCGCTCCGGCCTCGCCGGAAGAGGAAAACGTGTCCGCCCCGGATTCCGGCACGGCCCCCGGCGCATAG
- the csrA gene encoding carbon storage regulator CsrA, with amino-acid sequence MLILTRRPGESLYLGENIRITVLGMQGKQVKLGLEVPGDTTVYREEVYKRVIEENRRALATSNEDFMVAAELWHETKKK; translated from the coding sequence ATGCTGATATTGACGCGACGCCCCGGTGAAAGCCTTTATCTGGGCGAAAACATACGCATAACCGTCCTGGGTATGCAGGGAAAACAGGTCAAACTCGGCCTGGAGGTGCCCGGCGATACCACAGTGTACCGCGAAGAGGTTTACAAGCGGGTCATTGAGGAAAACCGCCGCGCGCTGGCGACAAGCAACGAAGACTTCATGGTGGCAGCTGAACTATGGCACGAGACAAAGAAGAAATAG
- the flgL gene encoding flagellar hook-associated protein FlgL translates to MAIRITQSMMYSDMVGQMQKNLAAYMESNEQGSTQKKINRPSDDPAGAYRVLTTRDDLNATAQYQTNVDTARGWLELADSVLSTRVSTLFQDLESLAQQASNTEMSAENRKQIGERVKQIFGQLLNLSNTEFEGKSLFAGHKYDKNAFEQGLALTSWDDNWSGDISQGNYSIQGASDTSMMLQFTSNGNLSDPATYRWSKDGGTTWNDGTVQVNAGPPQTYDMVADGVTVTMKQDMAVNAADVDAGPGAENGTLVYIRPTAVYQGDDKDPPPEMTVMGGQQGLRASASGTFSKNMLVRMDEPAAGVDLNTTGEEFTWSYSTDGGSTWVTAKGQTSGGGTVRLPVPGGYMDLDATTAAGGTTVPAGAQVMIHPSRADLNYEILKDTYISVNGIGKDIFGGYYQGKPAIEGDANVFEVVGNLIAYCENNNATGCGQSLAALKKAHERITTEADRYGGLENRVEMAADVLSFQKLDQQERLSYTEDIDLTELLTKLTRQQLTYQTVLQSSSMIMKLSLANYI, encoded by the coding sequence ATGGCTATCCGCATTACCCAAAGCATGATGTACAGCGATATGGTCGGCCAGATGCAGAAAAATCTGGCGGCCTATATGGAAAGCAACGAGCAGGGTTCCACCCAGAAGAAGATCAACCGGCCTTCGGACGATCCCGCCGGAGCCTACCGCGTGCTGACCACCCGTGACGACCTCAATGCCACGGCCCAGTACCAGACCAACGTGGATACGGCCCGGGGTTGGCTGGAGCTGGCGGACAGCGTGCTGAGCACCCGGGTCAGCACGCTTTTCCAGGATCTGGAAAGCCTGGCCCAGCAGGCCAGCAATACCGAAATGTCCGCCGAAAACCGCAAACAGATCGGTGAGCGGGTCAAGCAGATTTTCGGTCAGCTTCTCAATCTGTCCAACACGGAATTTGAAGGCAAGAGCCTCTTCGCCGGACACAAATACGACAAGAACGCCTTTGAGCAGGGCCTGGCCCTGACCAGTTGGGACGACAACTGGTCAGGCGACATCAGCCAGGGCAATTACAGCATTCAGGGCGCGTCCGACACGTCCATGATGCTCCAGTTCACCAGCAACGGCAATCTGAGCGACCCGGCTACCTACCGCTGGTCCAAGGACGGCGGCACCACCTGGAACGACGGGACCGTGCAGGTGAATGCGGGGCCTCCGCAGACATACGACATGGTGGCCGACGGCGTCACCGTGACCATGAAGCAGGACATGGCCGTCAATGCGGCGGACGTGGACGCCGGGCCCGGAGCCGAAAACGGCACTCTGGTCTACATCCGGCCCACAGCCGTGTATCAGGGGGACGACAAGGACCCGCCGCCCGAAATGACCGTCATGGGCGGCCAGCAGGGCCTCAGGGCCTCGGCCAGCGGCACGTTCAGCAAGAATATGCTGGTACGCATGGATGAGCCCGCCGCGGGCGTGGACTTGAACACCACGGGAGAGGAATTTACCTGGTCCTACAGCACGGACGGCGGCTCCACCTGGGTCACGGCTAAGGGCCAGACCTCCGGCGGCGGCACGGTGCGCCTGCCCGTGCCCGGCGGCTATATGGATCTGGACGCCACGACGGCGGCCGGGGGCACCACCGTGCCGGCGGGCGCGCAGGTCATGATCCATCCCTCCCGCGCGGATCTGAATTATGAAATCCTCAAGGATACCTATATCTCGGTGAACGGGATAGGCAAGGACATCTTCGGCGGCTATTACCAGGGCAAGCCCGCCATTGAAGGCGATGCCAATGTCTTTGAGGTAGTGGGCAATCTCATTGCCTACTGCGAAAACAACAACGCCACGGGCTGCGGCCAGTCCCTGGCCGCCCTGAAAAAAGCCCACGAGCGCATCACGACCGAGGCGGACCGCTACGGCGGCCTGGAAAACCGCGTGGAAATGGCCGCCGACGTGCTCAGCTTCCAGAAGCTGGACCAACAGGAGCGATTAAGCTATACTGAAGACATTGACCTGACTGAACTGCTGACCAAGCTTACCCGGCAGCAGCTCACGTACCAGACGGTGCTCCAGTCTTCATCCATGATCATGAAATTGAGCCTTGCCAACTATATTTAG
- the flgK gene encoding flagellar hook-associated protein FlgK, with product MLYGLLNIGQSALNASQAWISVTGNNLANADTEGYSRQYVDQRDAGGLTAKPGAQGLGVNAQQIMRFFDSFLERSYVRQATNSARWDEQDTIMTSLENIFNESNRAGLSSSLNKFFTAWQDLALRPEDTATRESLLSYADNLSDMFGSTMDGIKAIQKEMDVSIGQTVDRVNDISKAIADLNRQITSNTVDGVSNPNSLLDKRDQLVRELASLADVETIDNGKGNFRVQLSNGQPLVDGQNSYELKIMGPQAENRLTVNSPYKGSVQFDGADSHEYTVEIVNGGNAGDVPPPQFRVSLDGGKTWLRDDDGKELHYDITDSDGDGTTDQVLVKNLKISFSAADNFHAGDKFDIMPKDGLYWIEPTRGPENITPQIGFDGTDNLSRLTGGKLAAYYNIRDDNCGRYMDELNAVASSLIWEVNRIHSQGSGLSMLDYAQGQQRVEDITKALGSAQAILPFSDKLQAGNVNFHFYDKTTGEYNSSGMLDFDPATPGIQNFDPDKHSLEDVRDAINNMVDADGNPIAPPPLNASIQDGKLIIETNPAADVTFGMGADSTGLMAALGINTFFSGDSADNLAVNSQVHSNANLIASGQVNGQHQANAGDNATATAIGKLADKKITISTLWKTVDNQSISEYYANLVTTVGSDRRLSKTNSEYHSALTNDLAERTASVSGVNMDEEMSNLIKFQHSYTAAAKLITTADQMLQTLLGLKQ from the coding sequence ATGCTCTATGGTCTGCTCAACATCGGCCAGTCGGCCCTCAACGCCTCCCAGGCCTGGATCTCGGTCACCGGCAACAACCTTGCCAATGCGGATACCGAAGGCTACTCGCGCCAGTATGTGGACCAGCGCGACGCCGGCGGCCTGACGGCCAAGCCGGGCGCACAGGGGCTGGGGGTCAACGCCCAGCAGATCATGCGTTTCTTCGACTCGTTCCTGGAGCGGTCCTACGTGCGCCAGGCCACCAATTCCGCGCGTTGGGACGAGCAGGACACCATCATGACCTCGCTGGAGAATATCTTCAACGAGTCCAACCGGGCGGGCCTCAGCTCCTCCCTGAACAAATTCTTCACCGCCTGGCAGGATCTGGCCCTGCGCCCGGAGGACACGGCCACCCGCGAGAGCCTGCTTTCCTATGCCGACAACCTCAGCGACATGTTCGGCAGCACCATGGACGGCATCAAGGCCATCCAGAAGGAGATGGACGTTTCCATCGGCCAGACCGTGGACCGCGTCAATGATATCTCCAAGGCCATTGCGGATCTCAACCGGCAGATCACGTCCAACACCGTGGACGGCGTGAGCAATCCCAACAGCCTGCTGGACAAGCGCGATCAGTTGGTGCGCGAGCTGGCCTCCCTGGCGGACGTGGAGACCATCGACAACGGCAAGGGCAATTTCCGGGTGCAGCTGAGCAACGGCCAACCCCTGGTGGACGGGCAGAACAGTTATGAGCTGAAGATCATGGGCCCGCAGGCCGAAAACCGGCTCACGGTCAATTCCCCCTATAAGGGCTCTGTGCAGTTTGACGGCGCGGACAGCCATGAATACACGGTGGAGATCGTCAACGGCGGCAACGCGGGCGACGTGCCGCCGCCGCAGTTCCGCGTTTCCCTGGACGGCGGCAAGACCTGGCTGCGCGACGACGACGGCAAGGAGCTGCATTACGACATTACGGACAGCGACGGCGACGGCACGACCGACCAGGTGCTGGTCAAGAACCTGAAAATTTCCTTCAGCGCGGCGGACAATTTCCACGCCGGAGACAAGTTCGACATCATGCCCAAGGACGGTCTGTACTGGATCGAACCCACGCGCGGCCCGGAAAACATCACCCCGCAGATCGGCTTTGACGGCACGGACAACCTCAGCCGCCTCACCGGCGGCAAGCTGGCCGCGTACTACAATATCCGCGACGACAACTGCGGCCGCTACATGGACGAGCTGAACGCCGTGGCCTCTTCCCTGATCTGGGAAGTGAACCGCATCCACAGCCAGGGCTCGGGCCTGAGCATGCTGGATTACGCGCAGGGCCAGCAGCGCGTGGAAGACATCACCAAGGCCCTGGGCTCGGCCCAGGCCATCTTGCCCTTCTCGGACAAGCTTCAGGCCGGCAACGTCAATTTTCATTTCTACGACAAGACCACCGGCGAGTACAACTCCTCCGGCATGCTGGATTTTGATCCGGCCACGCCGGGCATTCAGAATTTCGACCCCGACAAGCACAGCCTGGAAGACGTGCGCGACGCCATCAACAATATGGTGGACGCCGACGGCAACCCCATCGCGCCGCCGCCGCTCAACGCCAGCATCCAGGACGGCAAGCTGATCATTGAAACCAATCCCGCCGCCGATGTGACCTTCGGCATGGGCGCGGATTCCACGGGCCTTATGGCGGCCCTGGGCATCAATACCTTTTTCAGCGGGGACAGTGCGGACAACCTGGCCGTCAACAGCCAGGTGCACAGCAATGCCAACCTCATCGCCTCGGGCCAGGTTAACGGCCAGCATCAGGCCAATGCGGGCGACAACGCCACGGCCACGGCCATCGGCAAGCTGGCCGACAAGAAAATCACCATTTCCACCCTCTGGAAGACGGTGGATAATCAGAGCATTTCCGAATATTACGCCAACCTGGTCACCACCGTGGGCTCGGACCGGCGGCTTTCCAAGACCAATTCCGAGTACCACTCCGCCCTGACCAACGATCTGGCTGAGCGCACGGCTTCGGTGTCGGGCGTGAACATGGACGAAGAAATGAGCAATCTGATCAAATTTCAGCACTCCTACACGGCGGCGGCCAAGCTGATCACCACCGCCGATCAGATGCTGCAGACCCTGCTCGGGCTCAAGCAGTAG